One Spea bombifrons isolate aSpeBom1 chromosome 1, aSpeBom1.2.pri, whole genome shotgun sequence DNA window includes the following coding sequences:
- the HSDL2 gene encoding hydroxysteroid dehydrogenase-like protein 2, with the protein MLPNTGKLAGCTLFITGASRGIGKAIALKAAKDGANIVVAAKTAEPHPKLPGTIYTTANEIEAVGGKALPCIVDVRDEKQISDAVAKAVKTFGGIDILVNNASAISLTNTLDTPMKKVDLMMGINTRGTYLTSKECIPFLKKSKVAHILNLSPPLNLNPIWFKNHCAYTIAKYGMSMCVLGMAEEFKGEIAVNALWPKTAIHTAAMDMLGGSGVEKQCRTTDIIADAAYSILTKPKDFTGNFVIDEELLKQEGVKDLDVYAVSPGHPLLPDFFLDDSPGTIKSAVFGDGKSEAPPKAIGQLEETFTLIEKFINEDAVKSTQGIYQFVLSGADEGKWFLDLKNDKGGAGKGEPTHKADVIMSMDSEDFVKMFTGKLKPTMAFMSGKLKIKGDMGLAMKLERLMGKMNSKL; encoded by the exons ATGTTGCCAAATACAGG AAAACTTGCAGGGTGCACTCTTTTTATCACCGGCGCCAGCCGTGGAATTGGCAAAGCCATTGCCTTAAAGGCGGCAAAGGATGGCGCAAATATTGTGGTAGCCGCTAAAACAGCCGAGCCTCACCCTAAGCTTCCAGGAACCATCTATACAACAGCCAACGAAA TTGAAGCTGTGGGGGGAAAGGCTTTACCGTGTATCGTTGATGTGAGAGATGAGAAGCAGATCAGCGACGCGGTGGCAAAAGCGGTGAAAACATTTGGAG GCATAGATATTTTGGTGAACAATGCTAGTGCCATCAGTTTGACCAACACTCTTGATACCCCAATGAAGAAAGTGGATCTCATGATGGGCATTAACACCAGGGGAACATATCTTAC GTCAAAGGAATGCATCCCTTTcttaaagaaaagtaaagtgGCACACATTCTGAATTTAAGCCCACCATTAAACCTAAACCCAATCTGGTTCAAGAATCACTGTG CTTACACCATTGCAAAGTATGGGATGTCCATGTGTGTACTTGGGATGGCCGAGGAGTTCAAAGGAGAAATAGCTGTCAATGCCTTGTGGCCCAAAACAG CTATACATACAGCTGCTATGGACATGTTGGGCGGATCTGGAGTGGAAAAACAATGCCGAACCACTGACATCATAGCAGATGCAGCTTACTCCATCCTCACTAAGCCAAAAGACTTCACAGGAAATTTCGTCATTGATGAGGAACTACTGAAACAGGAGGGAGTTAAGGATCTTGATGTCTACGCAGTTTCTCCAG GACACCCTTTACTTCCAGATTTCTTCTTGGATGATAGTCCAGGCACGATTAAAAGTGCTGTATTTG GTGATGGCAAATCAGAGGCACCACCCAAGGCCATTGGCCAGCTGGAGGAGACTTTTACGCTGATTGAAaaatttatcaatgaagatgcTGTGAAGTCTACCCAAGGCATATACCAGTTTGTCCTCTCTG GGGCAGATGAAGGGAAGTGGTTCCTGGACCTAAAAAATGACAAGGGTGGAGCTGGAAAAGGGGAGCCTACGCATAAAGCAGATGTGATCATGAGCATGGACAGTGAGGATTTTGTAAAGATGTTTACAG GGAAGCTGAAACCTACAATGGCATTCATGAGTGGGAAACTGAAGATCAAAGGCGATATGGGTTTGGCTATGAAACTGGAAAGACTTATGGGTAAAATGAATTCCAAATTGTAA